In Streptomyces longhuiensis, the following proteins share a genomic window:
- a CDS encoding ABC transporter substrate-binding protein: MGLAAAGTLVVATGCGAADMTKQSSPYANAQGAKTVTLSVQSWVGAQANIAVAEYLLKHELGYRVDTVQVDEVPAWDALSQGRVDAIMEDWGHPDQEQRYVKDKKTIVNGGDLGVTGHIGWFVPTYFAKQHPDVTDWKNLNKYASQLRTAESGGKGQLLDGSPSYVTNDKALVNNLKLKYQVVFSGSEAAQITQIKQFAKAKKPFLTYWYQPQWLFKKVPMTEVKLPAYKDGCDADPKKVACAYPKTPLQKYLNADFSKNGGKAAAFLKNFKWTTEDQNEVSLLIADKKLSPDEAAKKWIDEHESTWRSWLPK; encoded by the coding sequence ATGGGGCTCGCGGCCGCGGGCACCCTGGTGGTGGCCACCGGCTGCGGTGCCGCCGACATGACCAAGCAGTCCTCCCCGTACGCCAACGCGCAGGGCGCGAAGACGGTGACCCTGTCCGTGCAGTCCTGGGTCGGCGCGCAGGCCAACATCGCCGTGGCCGAGTACCTGCTCAAGCACGAGCTCGGCTACCGCGTCGACACCGTCCAGGTCGACGAGGTCCCCGCATGGGACGCGCTCAGCCAGGGCCGCGTCGACGCGATCATGGAGGACTGGGGCCACCCGGACCAGGAGCAGCGGTACGTCAAGGACAAGAAGACGATCGTGAACGGCGGCGACCTCGGCGTCACCGGACACATCGGCTGGTTCGTCCCGACGTACTTCGCCAAGCAGCACCCGGACGTCACCGACTGGAAGAACCTCAACAAGTACGCGTCCCAGCTGCGCACCGCGGAGAGCGGCGGCAAGGGCCAGCTCCTCGACGGCTCCCCGTCGTACGTCACCAACGACAAGGCGCTGGTCAACAACCTGAAGCTGAAGTACCAGGTCGTGTTCTCCGGTTCCGAGGCGGCTCAGATCACCCAGATCAAGCAGTTCGCCAAGGCCAAGAAGCCGTTCCTGACGTACTGGTACCAGCCGCAGTGGCTGTTCAAGAAGGTGCCGATGACGGAGGTGAAGCTGCCGGCGTACAAGGACGGCTGCGACGCCGACCCGAAGAAGGTGGCCTGCGCCTATCCGAAAACGCCGCTCCAGAAGTACCTCAACGCGGACTTCTCGAAGAACGGCGGCAAGGCGGCGGCCTTCCTGAAGAACTTCAAGTGGACCACCGAGGACCAGAACGAGGTCTCCCTGCTCATCGCCGACAAGAAGCTGTCTCCGGACGAGGCGGCGAAGAAGTGGATCGACGAGCACGAGTCGACGTGGCGGTCCTGGCTGCCCAAGTAG
- a CDS encoding carboxymuconolactone decarboxylase family protein, whose translation MTARTTHLDAGVRDAMIALGAAAKKGLGDPVLAELVMIRASQINECAFCLDMHVDLAVEKDGESAVGVSPARAKSTAWGRIALLNAWAEAPEQFTERERAALALTEAVTVLTDGFVPDETYEAAAKHFGEDELAHLLGVITAINSWNRLMVSRRIAPGGPQW comes from the coding sequence GTGACAGCCCGCACGACGCACCTGGACGCCGGCGTGCGCGACGCGATGATCGCGCTCGGCGCCGCCGCGAAGAAGGGGCTCGGCGACCCGGTTCTCGCCGAGCTGGTGATGATCCGGGCGTCGCAGATCAACGAGTGCGCGTTCTGCCTGGACATGCACGTGGACCTCGCCGTCGAGAAGGACGGCGAGAGTGCCGTTGGGGTATCCCCTGCTCGAGCGAAGTCGACGGCTTGGGGGAGGATCGCGCTGCTCAACGCGTGGGCGGAGGCCCCCGAGCAGTTCACCGAGCGCGAGCGGGCCGCGCTCGCACTCACCGAGGCCGTCACCGTACTCACCGACGGCTTCGTGCCGGACGAGACATATGAGGCAGCGGCCAAGCACTTCGGCGAGGACGAACTCGCCCATCTCCTCGGCGTGATCACCGCCATCAACAGCTGGAACCGGCTCATGGTGAGCCGCCGGATCGCGCCGGGCGGACCGCAGTGGTGA
- a CDS encoding carboxymuconolactone decarboxylase family protein: MTTNENTTDSARQNTDTATKEYVHEHAPRLAWAKHAPEVYKAMIRLDAEARKGVDPVTLELVKIRASQLNHCAFCLDMHSKDALAAGESVERIIQLGAWEESQHFYTPREIAAIELTEAITVLTDGFVPDETYEKAAKLYDEKELTQLIAAITVINAWNRFGVSTRMVPGHYTAGDFK, translated from the coding sequence ATGACGACGAACGAGAACACCACCGACAGCGCCCGCCAGAACACTGACACCGCCACCAAGGAGTACGTCCACGAGCACGCGCCCCGGCTGGCCTGGGCCAAGCACGCTCCGGAGGTCTACAAGGCCATGATCCGGCTCGACGCGGAGGCCCGTAAGGGCGTCGATCCGGTGACGCTGGAGCTGGTCAAGATCCGCGCTTCGCAGCTGAACCACTGCGCGTTCTGCCTCGACATGCACTCCAAGGACGCGCTCGCCGCGGGCGAGAGCGTCGAGCGGATCATTCAGCTCGGCGCGTGGGAGGAGTCGCAGCACTTCTACACGCCCAGGGAGATCGCGGCGATCGAGCTGACCGAGGCGATCACCGTGCTCACGGACGGGTTCGTGCCGGACGAGACGTACGAGAAGGCGGCGAAGCTGTACGACGAGAAGGAGCTGACGCAGCTGATCGCCGCCATCACGGTGATCAACGCGTGGAACCGGTTCGGTGTGTCGACGCGGATGGTTCCCGGGCACTACACCGCCGGCGACTTCAAGTGA
- a CDS encoding PLP-dependent aminotransferase family protein, translating to MVESWATSPSGQALGIDLHVEPTGSGLRKGLTDALRDAVRGGRLAPGVRLPSSRTLAADLGIARNTVADAYADLVAEGWLTARQGSGTRVAERPVEAPRPASTRGRRAPSGLRHDLHPGTPDLSSFPRAEWLKASRRALNAAPNDALGYGDARGRIELRTALAGYLARARGVHADPDRIVICSGFVHGLMLLGEVLRNRGVRDVAVESYGLDIHWDVLTRSGLRTHPLPLDQLGTRTDELATGEPDVGAALLTPAHQFPMGGALHPDRRAAVVDWARRTGGLILEDDYDGEFRYDRQPVGALQGLDPDRVVYFGTASKSLAPGLRLGWLVLPPSIIGEVIEAKGVADWSCGVLDQLTLAEFIDSGAYDRHVRGARLRYRRRRDQLVAALAERAPDVRATGIAAGLHAVLQLPPGTEQSVVRAAAWQRLGVSGLSSFRHDAATTEPPLDALVVGYGTPPDHAWASALEALCRALP from the coding sequence ATGGTGGAATCCTGGGCCACTTCGCCCTCCGGTCAGGCGCTCGGTATCGATCTGCATGTCGAGCCGACCGGCTCCGGCCTGCGCAAAGGCCTCACTGACGCGCTCCGTGACGCCGTACGCGGCGGACGCCTCGCCCCCGGTGTCCGCCTCCCCTCGTCCCGCACACTCGCCGCCGATCTGGGCATCGCCCGCAACACGGTCGCCGACGCCTACGCCGACCTCGTCGCCGAGGGCTGGCTCACCGCGCGCCAGGGCTCGGGGACCCGCGTCGCGGAGCGACCGGTCGAGGCGCCCCGGCCGGCCTCGACCCGCGGGCGGCGCGCCCCGTCCGGACTCCGCCACGACCTGCACCCCGGCACCCCCGACCTCTCCTCGTTCCCCCGAGCCGAATGGCTCAAGGCCTCGCGCCGCGCCCTCAACGCCGCCCCGAACGACGCCCTCGGCTACGGCGATGCCCGCGGCCGCATCGAACTGCGCACCGCACTCGCCGGCTACCTCGCCCGCGCCCGCGGCGTCCACGCCGACCCGGACCGCATCGTCATCTGCTCCGGCTTCGTCCACGGCCTGATGCTGCTCGGCGAGGTGCTGCGCAACAGGGGCGTGCGCGACGTCGCCGTGGAGTCGTACGGGCTCGACATCCACTGGGACGTCCTGACACGGTCGGGCCTGCGCACCCACCCTCTTCCCCTCGATCAACTCGGCACCCGCACCGACGAGTTGGCGACCGGCGAACCGGATGTGGGCGCCGCCCTTTTGACCCCCGCCCACCAGTTCCCGATGGGCGGGGCCCTGCACCCCGACCGCCGCGCCGCCGTCGTCGACTGGGCCCGCCGCACCGGTGGACTGATCCTGGAGGACGACTACGACGGCGAGTTCCGCTACGACCGCCAGCCCGTCGGCGCCCTCCAGGGCCTCGACCCCGACCGCGTCGTCTACTTCGGCACGGCCAGCAAATCCCTCGCACCCGGCCTGCGCCTCGGCTGGCTGGTGCTGCCGCCCTCCATCATCGGAGAGGTGATCGAGGCGAAGGGCGTCGCCGACTGGTCGTGCGGCGTCCTCGACCAGCTGACCCTCGCGGAGTTCATCGACTCGGGCGCCTACGACCGTCATGTCCGCGGGGCCCGCCTGCGCTACCGGCGCCGCCGCGACCAGCTGGTTGCCGCCCTCGCCGAACGCGCCCCCGACGTCCGTGCCACCGGAATCGCCGCCGGTCTGCACGCCGTCCTCCAACTCCCGCCCGGCACCGAACAGTCCGTGGTCCGCGCCGCCGCCTGGCAACGCCTCGGAGTCTCCGGCCTCTCCAGCTTCCGCCATGACGCGGCCACCACCGAACCACCTCTGGACGCCCTGGTGGTCGGCTACGGAACCCCACCGGACCACGCCTGGGCAAGCGCGCTGGAGGCCTTGTGCCGGGCGCTGCCATAG
- the rocD gene encoding ornithine--oxo-acid transaminase has protein sequence MTAVTPPNAATEALITASEAHSAHNYHPLPVVVATAEGAWMTDVEGRRYLDLLAGYSALNFGHRNQRLIEAAKAQLERVTLTSRAFYHDRFAEFCTQLAELCGMDMVLPMNTGAEAIETALKTARKWGYQVKGVLDGRAKIVVAGNNFHGRTTTIVSFSTDQEARADFGPYTPGFEIVPYGDLTALRSAVTEKNTVAVLLEPIQGEAGVLVPPAGYLPAVRELTRERNVLFIADEIQSGLGRTGRTFACEHEGVVPDMYVLGKALGGGVVPVSAVASSSEVLGVFKPGEHGSTFGGNPLACAVALEVIAMLRTGEFQQRAAELGEHLHAELGLLTGTGKVTQVRGRGLWAGVDIDPSYGTGREISEKLMARGVLAKDTHGSTIRIAPPLMISKEDLDWGLDQLRAVLAV, from the coding sequence GTGACTGCTGTGACTCCTCCGAATGCCGCAACGGAAGCCCTCATCACCGCGTCCGAAGCGCACAGCGCGCACAACTACCATCCGCTTCCCGTCGTGGTCGCCACGGCGGAGGGCGCGTGGATGACGGATGTCGAAGGGCGCCGGTACCTCGACCTGCTCGCCGGCTACTCGGCCCTCAACTTCGGCCATCGGAACCAGCGGCTCATCGAGGCCGCCAAGGCGCAGCTGGAGCGGGTGACGCTGACGTCCCGCGCCTTCTATCACGACCGGTTCGCCGAGTTCTGCACCCAGCTCGCGGAGCTGTGCGGCATGGACATGGTGCTGCCGATGAACACAGGGGCGGAGGCGATCGAGACCGCCTTGAAGACGGCGAGAAAGTGGGGGTACCAGGTCAAGGGGGTGCTCGACGGCAGAGCGAAGATCGTCGTGGCGGGCAACAACTTCCACGGGCGCACGACGACCATCGTCAGCTTCTCCACGGACCAGGAGGCGCGCGCGGACTTCGGTCCCTACACGCCGGGCTTCGAGATCGTGCCGTACGGCGATCTGACGGCACTGCGCAGCGCTGTCACCGAGAAGAACACCGTCGCGGTGCTGCTCGAACCGATCCAGGGCGAGGCCGGTGTCCTCGTGCCACCGGCCGGATATCTGCCCGCGGTAAGGGAGTTGACCCGCGAGCGGAACGTGTTGTTCATCGCGGACGAGATCCAGTCCGGGCTCGGCCGGACCGGGCGGACGTTCGCCTGTGAGCACGAGGGCGTGGTGCCCGACATGTACGTGCTGGGCAAGGCGCTCGGCGGTGGGGTCGTGCCGGTGTCGGCGGTGGCGTCCAGCAGCGAGGTGCTCGGGGTGTTCAAGCCGGGTGAGCACGGGTCGACGTTCGGCGGGAATCCGCTGGCCTGCGCGGTAGCGCTCGAGGTCATCGCGATGCTGCGCACCGGGGAGTTCCAGCAGCGGGCGGCTGAGCTGGGCGAGCATCTCCATGCGGAGCTCGGGCTGCTGACGGGCACGGGCAAGGTGACGCAGGTGCGGGGACGCGGGCTGTGGGCGGGGGTCGACATCGACCCGTCGTACGGGACGGGAAGGGAGATCTCGGAGAAGTTGATGGCCAGGGGTGTCCTGGCCAAGGACACCCACGGCAGCACGATCCGGATCGCTCCCCCTCTGATGATCAGTAAGGAGGACCTGGACTGGGGGCTCGACCAGCTCCGCGCGGTCCTGGCGGTCTGA
- a CDS encoding glycine hydroxymethyltransferase, protein MSEPTLSTESVAFRSALDVIRAVEPRVADAIGQEIADQREMLKLIASENYASPATLLAMGNWFSDKYAEGTVGRRFYAGCRNVDTVEALAAEHARELFGARHAYVQPHSGIDANLVAFWAVLAQRVEAPALELAGVRNVNDLSDADWAELRQAFGNQRMLGMSLDAGGHLTHGFRPNISGKMFDQRSYGTDPQTGLVDYEALRATARDFKPLIIVAGYSAYPRLVNFRIMREIADEVGATLMVDMAHFAGLVAGKVLTGDFDPVPHAQIVTTTTHKSLRGPRGGMVLCDDSLADQVDRGCPMVLGGPLPHVMAAKAVALAEARRPEFREYAQSVVDNARALAEGLTRRGATLVTGGTDNHLNLIDVATSYELTGRQAENALLDSGIVTNRNSIPSDPNGAWYTSGIRIGTPALTTRGLGTAEMDEVAGLIDRVLTAAEAGTTSKGAPSKAQHVLDEKIADEVSTRASDLLSGFPLYPEVDLT, encoded by the coding sequence ATGTCAGAGCCCACCCTCTCCACCGAATCCGTAGCGTTCCGTAGCGCCCTCGATGTGATCCGGGCTGTCGAGCCCCGCGTGGCCGACGCCATCGGCCAGGAGATCGCCGACCAGCGCGAGATGCTCAAGCTGATCGCCAGCGAGAACTACGCGTCCCCGGCCACCCTCCTCGCGATGGGCAACTGGTTCAGCGACAAGTACGCCGAGGGCACCGTCGGCCGCCGCTTCTACGCCGGCTGCCGCAACGTCGACACCGTCGAGGCCCTCGCCGCCGAACACGCCCGCGAGCTCTTCGGTGCCCGCCATGCCTATGTCCAGCCGCACTCCGGCATCGACGCCAACCTCGTCGCCTTCTGGGCCGTCCTCGCCCAGCGCGTCGAGGCGCCCGCCCTGGAGCTGGCCGGCGTCCGCAACGTGAACGACCTCTCCGACGCCGACTGGGCCGAGCTCCGTCAGGCCTTCGGCAACCAGCGCATGCTCGGCATGTCCCTGGACGCCGGCGGCCACCTCACCCACGGCTTCCGCCCGAACATCTCCGGCAAGATGTTCGACCAGCGCAGCTACGGCACCGACCCGCAGACCGGCCTCGTCGACTACGAAGCCCTGCGTGCCACCGCCCGCGACTTCAAGCCGCTGATCATCGTCGCCGGCTACTCCGCTTACCCCCGCCTGGTGAACTTCCGCATCATGCGCGAGATCGCCGACGAGGTCGGGGCGACCCTCATGGTCGACATGGCGCACTTCGCGGGCCTGGTCGCCGGCAAGGTCCTCACCGGCGACTTCGACCCGGTGCCGCACGCGCAGATCGTCACCACCACGACGCACAAGTCGCTACGCGGCCCGCGCGGCGGCATGGTGCTCTGCGACGACTCGCTCGCCGACCAGGTCGACCGCGGCTGCCCGATGGTCCTCGGCGGCCCGCTGCCGCACGTCATGGCCGCCAAGGCCGTCGCCCTGGCCGAGGCCCGCCGTCCCGAGTTCCGCGAGTACGCCCAGTCGGTCGTTGACAACGCCCGTGCCCTCGCCGAGGGCCTGACCCGCCGTGGCGCCACCCTCGTCACGGGCGGCACGGACAACCACCTCAACCTGATCGATGTCGCCACCTCCTACGAGCTCACCGGCCGCCAGGCCGAGAACGCGCTCCTCGACTCCGGCATCGTCACCAACCGCAACTCCATCCCCTCCGACCCGAACGGCGCCTGGTACACGTCCGGCATCCGCATCGGAACCCCTGCCCTGACCACCCGTGGCCTGGGCACCGCGGAGATGGACGAGGTCGCGGGCCTCATCGACCGCGTGCTCACCGCCGCCGAAGCGGGCACCACCAGCAAGGGCGCGCCCTCCAAGGCGCAGCACGTCCTGGACGAGAAGATCGCCGACGAGGTCTCCACGCGAGCGTCCGACCTGCTGAGCGGCTTCCCGCTCTACCCGGAGGTCGACCTCACCTGA
- a CDS encoding RNA polymerase sigma factor, with amino-acid sequence MIARVRAGDVEAYAVLVRAFTGLALRAARALGAGADAEDVVQQAFFKAYCALGQFRDDSSFKPWLLAIVANETRNTVRSAVRQRSVVGREATLREAEPLIPETTDPAVAAVHDERRTALLAALEELSEEHRLVVTYRYLLEMDEAETAEALGWPRGTVKSRLNRALRKLKRILPAELDPREGGDEHE; translated from the coding sequence GTGATCGCTCGCGTGCGCGCCGGAGATGTGGAGGCGTACGCGGTGTTGGTGCGCGCCTTCACCGGGCTGGCGCTGCGCGCGGCCCGGGCCCTCGGGGCAGGAGCGGACGCGGAGGACGTGGTGCAGCAGGCCTTTTTCAAGGCGTACTGCGCCCTGGGACAGTTTCGGGACGACTCGTCGTTCAAGCCGTGGCTGCTCGCGATCGTCGCCAATGAGACGAGGAACACAGTGCGCTCGGCGGTGCGACAGCGTTCGGTCGTGGGGCGGGAAGCGACGTTGAGAGAAGCCGAGCCGCTGATACCCGAGACCACGGATCCGGCGGTCGCGGCCGTTCACGACGAGCGGCGGACGGCGTTGCTCGCCGCGCTCGAGGAACTGAGCGAGGAGCATCGGCTGGTCGTCACGTACCGGTATCTGCTCGAGATGGACGAGGCGGAGACGGCCGAGGCGCTCGGCTGGCCGCGCGGCACCGTGAAGTCGAGGCTCAATCGCGCGCTGCGGAAACTGAAGCGGATTCTTCCGGCGGAGCTGGACCCGCGGGAGGGAGGTGACGAGCATGAGTGA
- the trpS gene encoding tryptophan--tRNA ligase, producing the protein MASDRPRVLSGIQPTAGSFHLGNYLGAVRQWVALQESHDAFYMVVDLHAITVPQDPKELRANTRLAAAQLLAAGLDPDRCTLFVQSQVPEHAQLGWVMNCLTGFGEASRMTQFKDKSAKQGADRATVGLFTYPILQVADILLYQADQVPVGEDQRQHIELTRDLAERFNGRFGEIFTVPAPYILKETAKIYDLQDPSIKMSKSASTPKGLVNLLDEPKITAKKVKSAVTDTDTVIRFDPANKPGVSNLLAIYSTLTGTGIPELEQNYEGKMYGALKTDLAEVMVDFVTPFRTRTQEYLDDPETLDSILAKGAEKARAVAAETLAQAYDKIGLLPAKH; encoded by the coding sequence ATGGCCTCTGATCGTCCCCGCGTGCTCTCCGGAATCCAGCCCACCGCAGGCTCGTTCCACCTCGGCAACTACCTCGGCGCGGTCCGCCAGTGGGTGGCGCTGCAGGAGTCTCACGACGCGTTCTACATGGTTGTGGACCTGCACGCGATCACCGTGCCGCAGGACCCCAAGGAGCTCCGGGCCAACACCCGGCTCGCCGCCGCGCAGCTCCTCGCCGCCGGCCTGGACCCGGACCGCTGCACGCTGTTCGTGCAGAGCCAGGTCCCCGAGCACGCACAGCTCGGCTGGGTCATGAACTGCCTGACGGGCTTCGGCGAGGCCTCCCGCATGACGCAGTTCAAGGACAAGTCCGCCAAGCAGGGCGCCGACCGCGCGACCGTCGGCCTCTTCACGTATCCGATCCTCCAGGTCGCGGACATCCTGCTCTACCAGGCCGACCAGGTGCCCGTGGGAGAGGACCAGCGCCAGCACATCGAGCTGACGCGCGACCTCGCCGAGCGCTTCAACGGCCGCTTCGGCGAGATCTTCACGGTCCCGGCGCCGTACATCCTCAAGGAAACGGCGAAGATCTACGACCTCCAGGACCCGTCGATCAAGATGAGCAAGTCGGCGTCGACGCCGAAGGGGCTCGTCAACCTCCTCGACGAGCCGAAGATCACCGCCAAGAAGGTCAAGAGCGCGGTCACCGACACCGACACCGTGATCAGGTTCGATCCGGCGAACAAGCCGGGCGTCAGCAACCTCCTCGCCATCTACTCCACCCTCACCGGCACAGGTATCCCGGAACTGGAGCAGAACTATGAGGGCAAGATGTACGGTGCGCTCAAGACGGACCTGGCAGAGGTCATGGTGGACTTCGTGACACCGTTCCGGACCCGTACCCAGGAGTACCTGGACGACCCGGAGACGCTCGACTCGATCCTGGCCAAGGGCGCGGAGAAGGCGCGTGCTGTCGCCGCCGAAACCCTCGCCCAGGCCTACGACAAGATCGGACTGCTGCCCGCGAAGCACTGA
- a CDS encoding 2'-5' RNA ligase family protein — MGTVTIGVSIAVPEPHGSQLQERRAGFGDPAAHGIPTHVTLLPPTEVEDRSLPSVEAHLEAVAAAGRNFAMRLAGTGTFRPLSPVVFVQVVEGAEACTWLQKQVRDASGPVARELQFPYHPHVTVAHGIAEEAMDRAYAELAGYEAAWPCTGFALYEQGADGIWRKLREFPFGGPAVPAQGPDRSKRGRQPAR, encoded by the coding sequence GTGGGGACCGTAACGATCGGCGTTTCGATCGCGGTTCCGGAGCCACACGGCAGCCAGCTCCAGGAGCGGCGCGCGGGCTTCGGTGACCCCGCTGCGCACGGCATCCCCACGCACGTCACTCTGCTCCCGCCGACCGAGGTGGAGGACAGGTCGCTGCCTTCGGTCGAGGCCCATCTGGAGGCGGTCGCCGCCGCGGGCCGGAACTTCGCGATGCGGCTCGCGGGGACGGGAACCTTCCGTCCGCTGTCTCCCGTTGTGTTCGTACAGGTCGTCGAGGGCGCCGAGGCCTGTACGTGGCTGCAGAAGCAGGTCCGTGACGCGTCCGGTCCGGTCGCGCGCGAGCTGCAGTTTCCCTATCACCCGCACGTCACGGTGGCGCACGGCATCGCGGAGGAAGCGATGGACCGGGCGTACGCGGAGCTCGCCGGGTACGAGGCGGCCTGGCCGTGCACCGGGTTCGCGTTGTACGAGCAGGGCGCCGACGGTATCTGGCGCAAGTTGCGCGAGTTCCCCTTCGGCGGTCCGGCGGTTCCCGCTCAGGGCCCCGACCGCTCGAAGCGGGGCCGACAGCCGGCTCGCTGA
- a CDS encoding decaprenylphospho-beta-D-erythro-pentofuranosid-2-ulose 2-reductase gives MKDAFGTPQSLLVLGGTSEIALATARRLVARRTRTVWLAGRPSPALDRAAAELRDMGADARTVAFDALDSEAHEVTLGKVFAEGDIDMVLLAFGILGDQARDEDEPLAAVRVAQTNYTGAVSAGLICARALQSQGHGSLVVLSSVAGERARRSNFIYGSSKAGLDAFAQGLGDALHGTGVHVMVVRPGFVRSKMTAGMAEAPMATTPEAVAQAIETGLRRRSETVWVPGALRVVMSALRHVPRPMFRRLPM, from the coding sequence ATGAAGGACGCCTTCGGCACCCCCCAGTCCTTGCTCGTCCTCGGCGGCACCTCCGAGATCGCGCTCGCCACCGCTCGACGTCTCGTGGCCCGGCGGACCCGAACGGTGTGGCTGGCCGGCCGCCCGTCCCCCGCCCTCGACCGTGCGGCCGCCGAACTCCGCGACATGGGCGCCGACGCCCGTACCGTCGCGTTCGACGCGCTCGACTCCGAGGCGCACGAGGTGACGCTGGGCAAGGTGTTCGCCGAGGGCGACATCGACATGGTGCTGCTGGCGTTCGGGATCCTCGGCGACCAGGCCCGCGACGAGGACGAGCCGCTGGCAGCGGTGCGCGTCGCGCAGACCAACTACACCGGCGCGGTATCGGCGGGCCTCATCTGCGCCCGTGCCCTGCAGTCCCAGGGCCACGGCTCGCTGGTGGTGCTCTCGTCGGTCGCGGGTGAGCGGGCCCGCCGGTCCAACTTCATCTACGGGTCGAGCAAGGCCGGCCTGGACGCCTTCGCGCAGGGCCTCGGCGACGCGCTGCACGGCACCGGCGTGCATGTGATGGTCGTGCGCCCCGGCTTCGTACGGTCAAAGATGACGGCGGGCATGGCGGAGGCACCCATGGCCACCACCCCGGAGGCGGTGGCACAGGCCATCGAGACGGGACTCAGGCGCCGGTCGGAGACCGTGTGGGTACCGGGCGCCCTGCGCGTGGTGATGTCGGCGCTGCGGCATGTCCCGCGTCCGATGTTCCGGCGCCTGCCGATGTAG
- a CDS encoding FAD-binding oxidoreductase codes for MTGWGRTAPTAARIVRPRSYAEAAAVVRACGTPGHRGNIARGLGRAYGDAAQNAGGSVLDMTALDRIHAIDASGGTVLCDAGVSLHRLMEVLLPLGWFVPVTPGTRYVTVGGAIGADIHGKNHHGSGSFSRHVLALELLTADGEVRIVERGSELFAATAGGMGLTGIILTATIQLLPVETSFMSVDTERAVDLDDLMARLTETDHLYRYSVAWIDLLARGASMGRSVLTRGDHAPLDAVPARARRAPLTFRPRQLPAAPAFVPEGLLGRRTVGLFNELWYRKTPMSRVGEIQKLSSFFHPLDGVPHWNRVYGRSGFVQYQFVVGYGQEEALRRIVQRISERRCPSFLAVLKRFGDADPGWLSFPMPGWTLALDIPANLPGLGAFLDELDEEVAAADGRIYLAKDSRLRPELLSTMYPRLDEFRALRAQLDPRGVFRSDLSRRLGL; via the coding sequence ATGACCGGCTGGGGCCGCACCGCCCCCACCGCCGCCCGCATCGTGCGCCCCCGCTCCTATGCGGAGGCGGCAGCCGTGGTCCGCGCGTGCGGGACGCCGGGCCACCGGGGCAACATCGCCCGCGGCCTGGGCCGGGCTTACGGAGACGCGGCACAGAACGCCGGCGGCAGCGTCCTGGACATGACCGCCCTGGACCGCATCCACGCGATCGACGCGTCCGGCGGGACCGTGCTGTGCGACGCGGGCGTCTCACTGCACCGCCTGATGGAAGTCCTCCTCCCTCTGGGCTGGTTCGTCCCCGTGACCCCCGGCACCCGCTACGTCACGGTGGGCGGCGCGATCGGCGCCGATATCCACGGCAAGAACCACCACGGCTCGGGATCGTTCTCCCGCCACGTGCTCGCCCTGGAACTGCTCACGGCCGACGGCGAAGTGCGGATCGTCGAGCGCGGCAGCGAGCTGTTCGCCGCGACGGCCGGCGGTATGGGACTCACCGGGATCATCCTCACTGCCACCATCCAACTCCTCCCTGTCGAAACCTCGTTCATGTCGGTCGACACCGAACGTGCCGTTGACCTTGACGACTTGATGGCCCGCCTCACCGAGACCGATCACCTCTACCGCTACTCGGTCGCCTGGATCGATCTTCTGGCCCGCGGAGCCTCGATGGGCCGCTCGGTACTGACCCGCGGTGATCACGCTCCGCTGGACGCCGTTCCCGCACGGGCGCGCAGGGCGCCGCTGACGTTCCGCCCCAGGCAGCTTCCGGCCGCCCCCGCATTCGTGCCAGAAGGGCTCCTGGGTCGCAGAACTGTGGGCCTCTTCAACGAGCTCTGGTACCGCAAGACCCCCATGTCGCGCGTCGGCGAGATCCAGAAGCTCTCCTCCTTCTTCCACCCCCTCGACGGCGTACCGCACTGGAATCGCGTCTACGGGCGCAGTGGATTCGTCCAGTACCAATTCGTCGTCGGCTATGGCCAGGAGGAAGCGCTTCGCCGCATCGTGCAGCGCATCTCCGAGCGCCGGTGCCCCTCCTTTCTTGCGGTCCTCAAGCGCTTCGGCGACGCGGATCCCGGCTGGCTGTCCTTTCCCATGCCGGGCTGGACGCTGGCACTCGACATTCCCGCGAACCTGCCAGGACTCGGGGCGTTCCTCGACGAACTCGACGAGGAGGTGGCCGCGGCGGACGGGCGCATCTACCTTGCCAAGGACTCACGGCTGAGGCCCGAACTGCTCTCGACGATGTATCCCCGTCTCGATGAATTCCGCGCCCTGCGGGCCCAGTTGGACCCGCGAGGCGTGTTCCGCTCGGATCTGTCCCGGCGCCTCGGACTCTGA